The sequence ATGCGCCGGGTCTCGGAGAACTTGGAATAGGACGGGCCATCGTGCAGCGTGTCGAACCTGCTGATGCGCTCCGACACGGACGACTCCAGCTTCAGCACGCAGCCGTCCGCCTTCTCCAGCAgccggggcggggaggggggccCCCCCTTGGGCCGGGCTTTGGGGGGGGCGGCCCCGCTCTCGCTGGGCTCCATGCCCATCTGCATGAAGAGGTTCTTGATCCTGTTGACGTTGGAGCCATATTTGCGGCCCCTGCTCTGCTGGGAGCCCTCGCCCTCTTTGGCCTTGGGGTCCCCCTCGGCCTTGGGCTTGTCAAAGGCGCTCTTGAGCGCCTGGAATTCCGTGCGGTAGGCATTCCGGTGTGGGGAGGCGCTCCGCAGGGTGCTCCGCTCCCCCGTGGGCTCCGTTTTCATCATGATGACATGGGGGCTGCAGAGCCCGCGGGCATGGCCCGGCACGGGGGGCTGGAGTCCGGGCCCCCGCGCTCAGGGGCCCGCGAGCGTCAGGAAGCGGCTGGGCAAAGGCACAGAGGCGGCCGAGGAGGCTGCGGCGGCGGCTGCGGAGCTGGCGGAGCCGCCCACGAGGCTCATCTGCAACAGACAAACGGGGGGCTGGGGTCCCGGCCCGGCGAGGGGGCGCGGGGCCGCCGCCCCCACAAAGCGAgccccgcgcccccccccccgcaCGCGCGCACATGCACACGCGCACACATGGGGGGAGGCGCAACCCTCCCTGCGCAGCAGACACCCCGACAAGGGACCGGGACGGGGAAGGAGCCTGGGGTCGCGAACCCCGGGCGGCCCCTGCCCCGCGGATGCGGCCCCTGCCCCCCGGATGCGGCCCCTGCCCCCCGATGGGTCCGAGCCCTCCCCCGTGCCCCCGCACGCGAGCACGCGCCCACGCACGCGCTCACCCACCTGCGCCCGCGCCCCGCGGCCTCGCAGGACCCGAGTCTTCTCTGTGTCCTCCCAGTCCTCTCTCAGGTCCGAAGGTTAGCggccttcctccccccccctcctcctccctcttctcctcctcctcctcctcagcagCGGCCTCCGCCCCCCGTGCGCGCGCACAGAGACGCCGCGCGTGACCCCGGCCCGCACCCGCGCGCGCACGCGCGGCGCCTTCCGACGTGGGGGAGAGGCGCGGGTTGAGGGGGTGGATCCCGGGCGGGGCCACGCTGCAGGAGGCGGGGCCATCCCGAGCGGGCGGGCCGCGGGCCGTGGGGGCCTTCCCTCCGCGAGAAGGACTGGGACCCAAGGGCCTGGGGCGTCTCTCCATCCCGCCCCCCGCGGCGCACCCGCCCGCAGAGGCCCCGGGGCCAGGACCGGGAACTGAGGGCGCGCGGAGCCAGGGCGGGCGGCGGCGGGGGGGGAGGGGCCGCCGACTTCGGGACGGCCTCCCCTCGTTGTCCCCGCCCCCGGGGGCGGGGATCCCGCCGGGCTAGCGGGCCCCGCCCCCGGCCGGGAGGGGGCGCCCCGGGGCGGAGCGGGGCGTCCGCGGGCCGCGGGCGGGGGAGGAGACAAAGGCAGCTCTTTCCCATTGACAAAAACGCAGAAACCCCTTCTGTTTGGCGCGACGTCACGGGccccggggggaggggaggggggggagaattCGGAATTGGAAAGAAACATTGTAACGTTAAAAAGTTCGGCTCAGGCGCCACTTCCAGGAGGGCTGCCCGGGTTTCCCCCCCATCCCTGCCCCGCTGCTGCTTCCCGCTCGTTCTGGATCTCGCCGGCTTGCACCCAAGTGCGGGGACCTCTCTGTGCCCCGGGGCGTCATCCCTGGGGCAGGGGCGGCAAACCGTAGCCTGCCCCCTCTCCCGCCCCTCTTGTTCCCGAGTCCAGCCCCTTCTCCTAGTCTCTTAAGGTCGCTTgtcccctccaccctctccctgcctcccttcctcccccttctctccggTTTCTCTCGCtgtcctttctgtctctccctccccccttccctcctctctctgtctctcttcctctccctccctacccttctttctccctttctgtttctctgtctctcccctcttctctctgtctctgctttttctctgtgtctctgtttctctctcttccccccccccctccttcccctattcCAGTCCTGAACCCCAGTCCCGCATTACCAGCCGTGCTAGACAGTCACCCGGACGTCCCACAGGCCCAGGTTGCCTCACCCAACGTGTCCCCCAGCATGGCCTCGgacattcccccctccccctccccccgctgCCCCCGCCTCCATATTTCCCAGCATCCTTCCAGGCCCCTATGTCAGTCCCCCTCGCCTCTCATCCCCTTCTTGCCATGTCCAACTGTTGCCCACATGCTGGTTTCTAGCTCCATGGCATCTCACCTGCTCCTGCCTCCTCCCCACTTAGTGGGGACTTTGTATATACTTAGATTCAGATTCCGTCATTAGAATGGGCAGGCTGGGCTCTCCCTCATCTAGAGCTGAGCCTGGCCTGGACATCAACAAAGGCCCCATCCTGTGCCTGCTCCCCGGCCCGGCCTCCTCTTTGCTCAGCCCCTATTTCTGAGAACATATGTTGGTGGTTGATAGAAGCTCCCCAGGATTAGCTTAATGTCTGGCAGAGAGCCAGTGCCAGCCACGAGCCCACAGTGCCGGCCATGAGCCCCACGGTGCTAGCCACGAGCCCACAGTCCTAGCCACGAGCCCCACTGTCCTAGCCACAAGCCCACAGTCCTGGCCACGAGCCCCATGGTCCTGGACACAAGCCCCCAGTGCCGGCCACGAGCCCCATGTTTCCGGCCACGAGCCCATGGTGGCAGC comes from Sarcophilus harrisii chromosome 5, mSarHar1.11, whole genome shotgun sequence and encodes:
- the LOC116419570 gene encoding nascent polypeptide-associated complex subunit alpha, muscle-specific form-like encodes the protein MGAAEPAGMARHGGLESGPPRSGARERQEAAGQRHRGGRGGCGGGCGAGGAAHEAHLQQTNGGLGSRPGEGARGRRPHKASPAPPPPHARTCTRAHMGGGATLPAQQTPRQGTGTGKEPGVANPGRPLPRGCGPCPPDAAPAPRWVRALPRAPAREHAPTHALTHLRPRPAASQDPSLLCVLPVLSQVRSSGLRPPCARTETPRVTPARTRARTRGAFRRGGEARVEGVDPGRGHAAGGGAIPSGRAAGLLNPSPALPAVLDSHPDVPQAQVASPNVSPSMASDIPPSPSPRCPRLHISQHPSRPLWPWLPTTPQKDGEKLAACPSPPEENQGHQEGEGDFSRGAALDCSELPPPSLKQSLCPPAKEPEPVHPIPGGSRPSSAGSALGKPMGTAGHLSSAPFSFRD